The Planococcus liqunii genome includes a region encoding these proteins:
- a CDS encoding alpha-ribazole-5-phosphate synthase, whose product MRHELKIGEWVITSDNSAAIGEKPQDAVAAPDRVTAKFAARVALLEQWAAGSEPEVILLHNFSGEAQWGRYVEGINEQFKEIGIKTPQLTGSSETNMPTLQSGVAVTMLGRQKRELPAEGLQWFIYGKPLVGPDVLNKREQIADVRKIYDALNKGIIERVWPVGSKGIASEAERLLKRKLDLSEEVDSELSGGPASCVLIGVRPEQIRAMKQHFGAYVYSLETETPR is encoded by the coding sequence ATGCGCCATGAACTGAAAATCGGTGAATGGGTGATCACATCCGATAATTCCGCCGCTATTGGAGAAAAACCGCAGGACGCTGTGGCTGCGCCCGACCGAGTAACAGCTAAATTTGCTGCGCGTGTCGCGCTGCTTGAACAATGGGCCGCCGGAAGCGAACCGGAAGTGATTCTCCTTCATAACTTCAGCGGTGAGGCTCAGTGGGGGCGCTACGTCGAAGGCATCAATGAGCAGTTCAAGGAAATCGGCATCAAAACACCGCAGCTAACCGGAAGTTCTGAAACGAATATGCCAACTTTGCAATCAGGGGTAGCGGTAACGATGCTTGGCCGGCAAAAAAGAGAACTTCCTGCTGAAGGCCTGCAGTGGTTTATTTATGGGAAACCTTTGGTGGGGCCGGATGTGCTGAATAAAAGAGAGCAGATTGCAGACGTCAGGAAAATCTATGATGCGCTGAACAAAGGCATCATTGAAAGGGTCTGGCCAGTCGGTTCAAAAGGAATCGCCAGCGAGGCAGAACGGCTGCTGAAACGAAAGCTGGATTTGTCGGAAGAAGTCGACTCGGAACTTTCCGGAGGGCCGGCAAGCTGCGTGCTGATCGGCGTCCGGCCGGAGCAGATTAGAGCGATGAAGCAGCATTTTGGTGCATATGTATATTCATTAGAGACTGAAACACCACGCTGA
- a CDS encoding histidine phosphatase family protein gives MDRAFILHLIRHAPTKGNGLKQYIGWTDEAVLPFSTNGSPDVQNVWGSDLLRCRQTAEHLFPNADYHADPGFRECHFGEWEKRTYDELNRDQRYRDWIDNPIDLAPPGGESLADVMSRVDRAVQGLPKGNEFYIVAHGGPIRYLLAKASGQNFRQQTALHGHCYTLVWQNRKAYEEGARCTSCSVEPLMANANG, from the coding sequence ATGGACCGTGCTTTTATTCTTCATCTGATCCGCCACGCACCGACAAAAGGCAATGGCTTAAAACAATACATCGGCTGGACGGATGAAGCTGTGCTGCCTTTTTCGACAAATGGAAGCCCTGACGTCCAAAACGTCTGGGGCAGCGACTTGCTGCGCTGCCGGCAAACCGCCGAACATCTTTTTCCAAATGCTGATTATCATGCGGATCCGGGCTTTCGGGAATGCCATTTCGGCGAATGGGAAAAGAGAACGTATGATGAATTGAACAGGGACCAGCGCTACCGGGACTGGATTGACAATCCGATCGATTTAGCGCCGCCTGGAGGGGAAAGCCTTGCTGACGTTATGAGTCGGGTGGACCGGGCAGTCCAGGGTCTTCCGAAAGGAAATGAGTTTTATATTGTCGCCCACGGCGGACCGATCCGGTATTTATTAGCAAAAGCCAGCGGGCAGAATTTCAGGCAGCAAACCGCGCTTCATGGGCATTGCTACACGCTGGTTTGGCAAAACCGTAAAGCATACGAGGAGGGAGCCCGATGCACATCGTGTTCGGTGGAGCCTTTAATGGCAAACGCCAATGGGTAA
- a CDS encoding acyl-CoA dehydrogenase — translation MNFQLSEEHVMIRKMVRDFANNEVAPTAAERDEEERFDRAMFDHMAELGLTGIPWPEEYGGIGSDYLAYCIAVEELSRVDASAGVVLSAHTSLAGWPVYTFGTEEQKQKYLRPMAEGTKIGAYGLTEAGSGSDAGGMKTTAREDGDHYVLNGSKIFITNGGIADTYIVFAVTDPTSKHKGTTAFIVEKDFEGFSVGKKEKKLGIRSSPTTEIIFDNCRVPKENVLGELGQGFKIAMQTLDGGRNGIAAQAVGIAQGAMDAAVGYAKEREQFGKPIAANQGVSFKLADMATSIEASRLLTYQAAWLESNKLPYSKESAMAKLMAGDTAMKVTVEAVQVFGGYGYTKDYPVERFMRDAKITQIYEGTQEIQRLVISRMVTK, via the coding sequence ATGAATTTTCAATTGAGCGAAGAACACGTAATGATCCGCAAAATGGTGCGCGATTTTGCCAACAATGAAGTGGCGCCGACAGCAGCAGAACGCGATGAAGAAGAGCGTTTTGACCGCGCGATGTTTGACCACATGGCGGAACTTGGATTAACCGGGATTCCTTGGCCGGAAGAATACGGCGGCATTGGTTCAGACTACTTGGCATACTGCATCGCGGTTGAAGAATTATCCCGAGTAGACGCATCAGCAGGCGTTGTCTTGTCTGCCCACACATCTCTTGCAGGCTGGCCGGTATACACATTCGGAACTGAAGAACAGAAACAGAAGTATCTTCGCCCGATGGCTGAAGGAACAAAAATCGGCGCTTACGGATTGACGGAAGCAGGCTCGGGATCCGATGCAGGCGGCATGAAAACGACTGCGCGCGAAGACGGCGACCATTACGTATTGAACGGTTCGAAAATCTTCATTACAAACGGCGGCATTGCCGATACGTATATCGTATTTGCGGTAACCGATCCAACTTCTAAACACAAAGGCACGACAGCGTTCATCGTTGAAAAAGACTTTGAAGGCTTCTCGGTCGGCAAAAAAGAGAAAAAACTCGGGATCCGTTCAAGCCCGACAACTGAAATCATCTTCGACAACTGCCGCGTACCAAAAGAAAACGTTCTTGGGGAACTGGGGCAAGGCTTTAAAATCGCAATGCAGACACTCGACGGCGGCCGCAACGGAATTGCCGCGCAAGCAGTCGGAATTGCACAAGGCGCAATGGATGCAGCAGTTGGCTATGCAAAAGAACGCGAGCAGTTCGGCAAACCAATTGCAGCCAACCAAGGGGTTTCATTCAAATTGGCTGATATGGCTACGTCGATCGAAGCATCTCGCCTATTGACTTACCAGGCAGCATGGCTTGAGTCGAACAAATTGCCATACAGCAAAGAATCTGCCATGGCGAAATTGATGGCAGGCGACACGGCGATGAAAGTAACCGTTGAAGCGGTCCAAGTATTCGGCGGCTACGGCTACACGAAAGATTACCCGGTTGAGCGTTTCATGCGCGATGCGAAGATCACACAAATCTACGAAGGCACTCAGGAAATCCAGCGTTTGGTCATTTCCCGTATGGTCACGAAATAA
- a CDS encoding bifunctional adenosylcobinamide kinase/adenosylcobinamide-phosphate guanylyltransferase: MHIVFGGAFNGKRQWVKELVGNREHVWLEGELPDETAPFVVVAGLEEWVRAQLENGMDEQKIRNLVDGAVCKQPFNRQLWILTDMNRGIVPVDPLERQLRDVIGRLYQELFKRAEQVIRIWYGIPQTIKGADGHENLHENR, encoded by the coding sequence ATGCACATCGTGTTCGGTGGAGCCTTTAATGGCAAACGCCAATGGGTAAAAGAATTGGTTGGAAATCGTGAACACGTCTGGCTGGAAGGCGAATTGCCGGACGAAACGGCTCCATTTGTTGTTGTTGCTGGACTGGAAGAATGGGTAAGAGCCCAGCTCGAAAACGGGATGGACGAACAAAAAATCCGGAACCTGGTGGACGGAGCGGTTTGCAAACAGCCGTTTAACCGCCAGCTCTGGATTTTGACCGATATGAACCGGGGCATCGTTCCGGTGGATCCACTGGAACGGCAGCTGCGCGACGTCATCGGGCGGCTGTATCAAGAGCTTTTCAAAAGAGCCGAACAGGTAATACGGATTTGGTACGGCATACCACAAACAATCAAAGGAGCGGATGGACATGAAAATTTACACGAAAACCGGTGA
- a CDS encoding acetyl-CoA C-acetyltransferase yields MAKTVIIDGARTAFGKFGGNLSTLSASELGGVAIKEAMNRAGIQPEDVQEVIMGNVLQAGQGQIPSRQAAKKAGIPYNVKSETINKVCASGMRSITLADQIIRLGDEEVIVAGGMESMSNAPYIMPKARWGLRMGDAPIIDSMVHDGLSCSFHPDRVHMGTYGNSTAEAFSLTREAQDEWSARSHERAVKAKELFAEEIVAIEIPQKKGEPITVDFDEAPRANSTIEALAKLKPAFGKDGTITAGNAPGINDGAVALVLMNEERAQKEGKPALATILAHTEVAIEPHRFPETPGIVINELLKKTGKTLDDIDLVEINEAFAAVALASSQIANLDAEKVNVNGGSVALGHPIGASGARIILTLAYELKRRGGGIGIAAICSGGGQGDAIMIEVPKQEAN; encoded by the coding sequence ATGGCAAAAACAGTAATTATCGATGGAGCACGTACAGCATTCGGGAAATTTGGCGGCAACTTAAGCACATTATCCGCAAGTGAACTTGGCGGCGTGGCGATCAAAGAAGCAATGAATCGTGCAGGCATCCAGCCGGAAGACGTGCAGGAAGTTATCATGGGCAATGTTCTTCAAGCAGGCCAAGGCCAGATTCCATCACGCCAGGCTGCGAAAAAAGCAGGAATCCCGTATAACGTCAAATCAGAAACGATCAATAAAGTATGTGCATCCGGCATGCGCAGCATTACGCTTGCCGACCAAATCATCCGTCTCGGCGACGAAGAAGTTATCGTGGCAGGCGGCATGGAATCGATGTCAAATGCACCGTACATTATGCCTAAAGCGCGCTGGGGACTCCGCATGGGCGACGCTCCGATCATTGACTCGATGGTTCACGACGGACTGTCTTGCTCGTTCCACCCGGACCGCGTCCACATGGGGACTTATGGCAACTCGACGGCAGAAGCATTCAGCTTAACGCGCGAAGCACAGGATGAATGGTCTGCCCGTTCACACGAGCGTGCGGTCAAAGCAAAAGAATTATTCGCAGAAGAAATCGTCGCAATTGAAATTCCACAGAAAAAAGGCGAGCCGATCACGGTCGATTTTGATGAAGCCCCGCGTGCCAATTCAACCATTGAAGCGCTGGCAAAATTAAAACCGGCATTCGGAAAAGACGGTACAATCACAGCCGGCAACGCACCTGGCATCAACGACGGGGCGGTTGCTCTAGTCTTGATGAATGAAGAACGGGCGCAAAAAGAGGGTAAACCCGCTTTAGCGACAATTTTGGCGCATACCGAAGTGGCGATTGAACCGCATCGATTCCCGGAAACGCCAGGAATTGTCATCAACGAATTGCTGAAGAAAACAGGCAAGACGCTTGATGACATCGATTTGGTGGAAATCAATGAAGCGTTCGCAGCGGTAGCACTGGCAAGTTCTCAAATCGCCAACCTGGACGCTGAAAAAGTAAACGTCAACGGCGGTTCGGTTGCTTTAGGGCACCCAATCGGCGCAAGTGGAGCCCGCATTATTTTGACGCTCGCTTATGAATTGAAACGCCGCGGAGGCGGCATCGGCATCGCAGCCATCTGCTCAGGCGGAGGCCAAGGCGACGCAATCATGATTGAAGTTCCAAAACAGGAGGCTAACTGA
- a CDS encoding cob(I)yrinic acid a,c-diamide adenosyltransferase — translation MKIYTKTGDKGQTSLIGARTDKDAPRVEAYGTIDEVNSFIGKAMTELDPEKFPDLLADLEAIQNELFDCGGDLADVRKEPQYKMTEEPVEVLESRIDDLMEEPPLLERFILPGGSPAAATLHIARTITRRAERQTVTLAKAGEEFPVVVQRYLNRLSDYLFAAARVANSRVGVPDNEYVRSAKVFKNGGRAKKHD, via the coding sequence ATGAAAATTTACACGAAAACCGGTGACAAAGGGCAAACAAGTTTAATTGGGGCACGCACGGACAAAGATGCACCGCGCGTTGAAGCATACGGCACCATTGATGAAGTCAATTCGTTCATTGGCAAAGCGATGACAGAACTCGATCCGGAGAAGTTTCCCGATTTGCTGGCCGACCTGGAAGCGATTCAAAATGAGTTGTTTGATTGCGGAGGCGATTTGGCAGATGTCCGCAAAGAACCTCAGTATAAAATGACCGAAGAGCCGGTTGAAGTGCTGGAATCGCGCATTGACGATTTGATGGAAGAACCGCCGCTATTGGAACGCTTTATTTTGCCAGGCGGCTCGCCGGCAGCAGCGACGCTCCATATCGCCCGCACGATTACGCGCCGGGCAGAGCGCCAGACGGTAACTTTGGCCAAAGCGGGAGAAGAGTTCCCTGTGGTCGTCCAGCGCTACTTAAACCGCTTATCGGATTATTTATTTGCCGCTGCCCGCGTCGCGAATTCACGGGTCGGCGTTCCGGACAACGAATATGTGCGCAGCGCAAAAGTGTTCAAAAATGGCGGACGTGCGAAGAAGCATGACTAA
- a CDS encoding acyl-CoA dehydrogenase — MDLRFTEEQSMMRNMVRDFAKEEITPFIERMEEGEFPREILKKMAGLGLMGITAPEKYGGSEMDFTSYIIAIHELSKASAVIGVILSVHTSVGTNPILNFGNEEQIQKYIPKLASGEYLGAFALTEPSAGSDAGSLKTKAVLNGDHYVLNGSKVFITNGGEADTYIVFASTKPEAGTRGISAFIVEKDSPGLIIGKDEVKMGLHGSRTVQLTFDNMKVPAENLLGEENKGFSIAMANLNVGRIGIAAQALGIAEAAYEYAVAYAKEREQFGKPISANQGIAFKLADMATQVEAAKLLVYNAADLYAKGKDCNKEASIAKLFASKAAMDNAIEAVQVFGGYGYTEDYPVERLFRDAKITEIYEGTSEIQRIVISKQLLK; from the coding sequence ATGGATTTGCGTTTTACAGAAGAACAGTCAATGATGCGAAATATGGTCCGTGATTTTGCCAAAGAAGAAATCACCCCTTTTATTGAACGAATGGAAGAAGGCGAATTTCCGCGGGAAATCTTGAAAAAGATGGCAGGCCTTGGATTGATGGGAATCACCGCGCCTGAAAAATACGGCGGTTCGGAAATGGATTTCACTTCTTATATCATCGCCATTCATGAATTGTCAAAAGCAAGTGCCGTGATCGGCGTAATTTTGTCCGTGCATACCTCAGTTGGGACCAACCCGATTTTGAACTTCGGCAATGAAGAACAGATTCAAAAATACATTCCAAAACTGGCATCCGGGGAATACTTAGGGGCATTTGCCTTGACTGAACCTTCAGCGGGATCGGACGCAGGAAGCTTGAAAACAAAAGCGGTCCTGAACGGCGACCATTACGTATTGAACGGTTCGAAAGTATTTATTACCAATGGCGGTGAAGCGGATACATATATTGTGTTCGCATCTACAAAACCGGAAGCCGGAACGCGCGGCATCTCTGCGTTTATCGTAGAGAAAGATTCTCCGGGGCTGATCATCGGGAAAGACGAAGTGAAAATGGGGCTTCACGGTTCCAGAACGGTCCAACTGACGTTCGACAACATGAAAGTGCCTGCTGAAAACTTGTTGGGTGAAGAAAACAAAGGCTTCAGCATCGCGATGGCCAACTTGAATGTCGGCCGTATCGGCATTGCCGCGCAAGCTCTTGGAATTGCAGAAGCGGCTTACGAATACGCTGTCGCTTACGCAAAAGAACGCGAACAATTCGGCAAACCGATTTCCGCTAACCAAGGCATCGCCTTTAAACTGGCTGACATGGCAACACAAGTTGAAGCGGCTAAACTGCTTGTCTACAACGCAGCCGACCTTTACGCAAAAGGAAAAGACTGCAACAAAGAAGCGTCAATTGCGAAACTGTTCGCTTCCAAAGCGGCGATGGACAACGCCATTGAAGCCGTACAAGTATTCGGTGGCTACGGCTACACAGAAGACTATCCGGTCGAGCGCCTGTTCCGCGACGCCAAAATCACCGAAATCTATGAAGGCACCAGCGAAATCCAGCGCATTGTTATCAGTAAGCAACTCTTAAAATAA
- a CDS encoding (Fe-S)-binding protein — MEPLLIANWVLFLAITFYAVYLFLYLLKTRYDFIKLGKKVEFEENFKERFRKVMVNVFGQKKLMKDKKSGTIHVMFFYGFLLVQASAIDFIIKGLVPGAHLPLGPLYPAFTFFQEIVTLTILVAVVWAFYRRYIEKLVRLKRGWKSGLVLIFIGGLMVSVLVGNGAGMIWQGHETAWTEPVASVFATLFSGLPATAAAAIFYVMWWAHLLFLLTFLVYVPQSKHAHLIFGPVNTWFHRVDHVGRLKPINFEEMEDEEDEDAMPSFGVGKITDFSQSQMIDFYACVECGRCTNMCPATGTGKMLSPMDLITKLRDNLTNTGAVMTRQKPWVPAMAFNNTKGNQLAMAAGAEGISIDELYSPSLIGDVITEEEIWACTTCRNCEDQCPVMNEHVDKIIDLRRYLVMTEGKMDKDAQRAMTNIEKQGNPWGLNRKEKENWRDAAPDVSIPTVKEMNKAGEEFEFLFWVGSMGSFDSRSQKIAISFARLMNEAGVKFAILGNKEKNSGDTPRRLGNEFLFQELATANIKEFEKAEVKKIVTIDPHAYNIFKNEYPDFGFKAEVYHHTEMLFELVQEGRLKPQFPVNEKITFHDSCYLGRYNDVYDAPREILKAIEGVELVEMVRNRQDGMCCGAGGGLMWMEEDAGHRVNVARTEQALEVNPTMISSGCPYCLTMLSDGTKAKEVEDKVGTYDVAELLEMAVIGNRTAQLEPATIQ; from the coding sequence ATGGAGCCATTGCTCATAGCAAACTGGGTATTGTTTCTTGCAATCACGTTTTATGCAGTGTACCTGTTTCTGTATTTGCTGAAAACCAGGTATGATTTCATAAAGCTCGGCAAGAAAGTGGAGTTTGAAGAAAACTTCAAAGAACGTTTCCGTAAAGTCATGGTCAACGTCTTTGGCCAGAAAAAGTTAATGAAAGACAAGAAGAGCGGGACGATCCATGTGATGTTCTTCTACGGGTTCTTGCTGGTACAGGCAAGTGCCATCGATTTTATCATCAAAGGCTTGGTTCCAGGAGCGCATTTGCCGCTTGGACCGCTCTACCCGGCCTTCACGTTTTTCCAGGAAATTGTGACATTGACAATCCTAGTTGCTGTTGTCTGGGCATTTTACAGACGCTACATTGAAAAGCTTGTCCGCTTGAAGCGCGGCTGGAAATCCGGTCTAGTGCTGATTTTCATCGGCGGCTTGATGGTTTCCGTTCTTGTCGGAAATGGTGCAGGCATGATTTGGCAAGGGCATGAAACCGCTTGGACTGAGCCGGTTGCATCGGTATTTGCCACATTGTTCTCTGGGCTTCCTGCAACTGCAGCAGCCGCTATTTTCTACGTTATGTGGTGGGCGCATCTTTTGTTCCTATTGACATTCTTGGTTTACGTGCCGCAATCAAAGCACGCCCACTTGATTTTCGGACCGGTCAATACATGGTTCCACCGAGTGGACCATGTCGGCCGCTTAAAGCCGATCAACTTTGAAGAGATGGAAGACGAAGAAGATGAAGATGCCATGCCGTCATTCGGCGTCGGCAAAATCACGGATTTCAGCCAGTCTCAAATGATCGATTTCTACGCTTGCGTGGAATGCGGACGCTGTACGAATATGTGTCCGGCAACCGGCACAGGAAAAATGCTGTCGCCGATGGATTTGATTACCAAACTTCGCGATAACTTAACGAATACCGGAGCGGTAATGACCCGCCAAAAACCTTGGGTGCCTGCAATGGCCTTCAACAATACAAAAGGCAACCAGTTGGCGATGGCTGCCGGTGCTGAAGGAATCAGCATCGATGAACTCTACAGCCCGAGCCTGATCGGAGACGTCATCACAGAAGAAGAAATCTGGGCGTGTACAACTTGCCGCAACTGTGAAGACCAATGTCCAGTAATGAACGAACACGTCGATAAAATCATCGACCTTCGCCGTTACTTAGTTATGACGGAAGGGAAAATGGATAAAGATGCTCAGCGTGCGATGACCAACATCGAAAAGCAGGGCAACCCATGGGGCCTTAACCGCAAAGAAAAAGAAAACTGGAGAGATGCAGCGCCTGACGTCAGCATCCCGACAGTAAAAGAAATGAACAAAGCCGGCGAAGAATTCGAATTCCTGTTCTGGGTTGGGTCAATGGGTTCATTCGACAGCCGTTCACAAAAAATTGCCATCTCGTTCGCACGCTTGATGAACGAAGCTGGTGTGAAATTCGCGATTCTTGGAAACAAAGAAAAGAACTCCGGAGATACACCGCGCCGCCTAGGAAACGAATTCCTGTTCCAGGAGCTGGCAACGGCGAATATCAAAGAATTTGAAAAAGCGGAAGTCAAGAAAATCGTAACGATCGATCCGCATGCATACAATATCTTCAAAAACGAGTATCCGGACTTCGGATTTAAAGCGGAAGTTTACCACCACACCGAAATGCTGTTTGAATTGGTGCAGGAAGGCCGTTTGAAACCGCAATTCCCGGTAAATGAAAAAATCACGTTCCATGATTCCTGCTACCTCGGCCGCTACAATGACGTTTACGATGCGCCTCGGGAAATCCTGAAAGCGATCGAAGGCGTCGAATTGGTCGAGATGGTCCGTAACCGCCAGGACGGCATGTGCTGTGGAGCCGGCGGCGGATTGATGTGGATGGAAGAAGATGCAGGCCACCGCGTCAACGTTGCCCGTACCGAACAAGCGCTTGAAGTGAACCCGACGATGATTTCTTCCGGCTGTCCGTACTGCCTGACAATGTTGTCAGATGGAACAAAAGCGAAAGAAGTCGAAGACAAAGTCGGCACATACGATGTCGCAGAATTGCTTGAAATGGCAGTTATCGGCAACCGTACTGCCCAATTAGAACCGGCAACGATTCAATAA
- the cobS gene encoding adenosylcobinamide-GDP ribazoletransferase: MMQHLGNGIALAFQFFSVLPVRKELPLEKKDVTAMYASLPLLGALLGCTSMIIASVLRDYTEASPLLAAFLIVFFLAAATGGLHLDGLADVGDAYFSYQDREQRLEIMGDPRIGAFGTMVLLFAVLGKIIVAAELIDELPLVVLILTPVLSRTGLLLLFSTTQSAKNNGLASFFRQRADVKWLLFAACLYLFISGGLLIYWIGLVPTAVILLSFLFVLWVYRKWCLRQFGGVTGDLFGTYIEGAELLLWTVLLFFI; this comes from the coding sequence ATGATGCAGCACCTTGGCAATGGAATCGCCTTGGCTTTTCAATTTTTCTCGGTGTTGCCGGTAAGGAAAGAATTGCCGCTTGAAAAGAAAGACGTTACCGCCATGTATGCAAGCTTGCCTTTATTAGGGGCCTTGCTGGGCTGCACTTCTATGATTATCGCTTCCGTGTTGAGAGACTATACGGAAGCGAGCCCGCTGCTTGCGGCTTTTCTGATTGTATTCTTTTTAGCGGCAGCGACAGGCGGTTTGCATTTGGACGGCCTTGCCGATGTGGGCGATGCCTATTTCTCTTATCAGGACAGAGAGCAGCGCCTGGAAATCATGGGCGATCCGCGAATTGGGGCTTTCGGAACAATGGTCCTGCTATTCGCAGTTCTCGGCAAAATCATTGTTGCGGCCGAACTGATTGATGAATTGCCGCTTGTTGTGCTCATTCTCACACCTGTGCTGTCGAGAACAGGCCTGCTATTGCTGTTTAGTACGACCCAAAGCGCCAAAAACAACGGACTCGCTTCTTTTTTCCGCCAGCGTGCGGATGTTAAGTGGCTGCTGTTCGCTGCTTGCCTGTATTTATTCATTAGCGGAGGCCTGCTGATTTATTGGATAGGGCTTGTGCCGACTGCTGTTATTCTTTTGAGTTTCCTGTTCGTACTCTGGGTTTACCGGAAATGGTGCTTGCGCCAATTTGGTGGTGTGACCGGCGACTTGTTTGGTACTTATATAGAAGGGGCTGAACTGCTTTTATGGACCGTGCTTTTATTCTTCATCTGA
- a CDS encoding ECF transporter S component yields MTKLSTHKITLAALFISLAAVGGMIKIPLGIASIALDSLPALVAVLFLSAPLAGTVAALGHLISALFGGMPLGPFHLIIALEMWAAVWIFAKLHTGGKNVLKWPVFVLCNGLLAALPFYILLSPAFFYASVPGLLIAASINAAGAAIVMPFMNKVGEKVW; encoded by the coding sequence ATGACTAAGTTATCGACACATAAAATCACGTTGGCCGCTTTGTTCATCAGCTTAGCGGCTGTCGGCGGCATGATCAAAATTCCGCTCGGGATCGCTTCGATTGCACTCGATTCCTTGCCGGCATTGGTGGCAGTGCTGTTCCTGTCTGCGCCGCTTGCGGGAACGGTCGCGGCACTCGGCCATTTGATCTCTGCTTTGTTCGGCGGCATGCCGCTCGGGCCTTTCCATCTCATTATCGCGCTTGAAATGTGGGCGGCAGTCTGGATTTTTGCCAAATTGCACACCGGCGGCAAAAACGTCTTGAAATGGCCGGTGTTTGTTCTATGCAATGGCTTACTGGCAGCTCTCCCGTTTTACATCTTGTTGTCTCCCGCCTTTTTCTACGCATCCGTGCCAGGCTTGCTGATAGCCGCGTCAATCAATGCAGCAGGAGCGGCCATTGTTATGCCGTTTATGAATAAAGTCGGAGAGAAGGTCTGGTAA
- a CDS encoding 3-hydroxybutyryl-CoA dehydrogenase, with product MMIQNVMVIGAGQMGSGIAQVCAQSGFNVKLNDMKQEAYDRGIATITKNLSRNVEKGRMTEEEKTAVLGRISSSLDLKDAHDADIVIEAAVENMEIKHSIFKTLDEVAPKHAILASNTSSLPITEIAAATNRPEQVIGMHFMNPVPVMKLVEIIRGLATTDEVYKTVEEMTVKLSKTPVECNDFPGFVSNRILMPMINEAIFTLQEGVATKEAIDDIMRLGMNHPMGPLQLADFIGLDTCLYIMEVLHDGFGDSKYRPSPLLRQYVKAGWLGKKTGRGFYEYS from the coding sequence ATGATGATTCAAAACGTAATGGTGATTGGAGCCGGCCAAATGGGCTCCGGCATTGCACAAGTTTGTGCACAATCCGGCTTTAATGTGAAATTGAATGATATGAAACAAGAAGCATACGATCGCGGCATCGCGACAATTACGAAAAACCTGTCACGCAATGTGGAAAAAGGGCGCATGACGGAAGAAGAAAAAACGGCTGTTCTTGGCCGTATTTCTTCTTCCCTCGATTTGAAAGATGCCCACGACGCCGATATCGTCATCGAAGCGGCAGTCGAGAACATGGAAATCAAACATAGCATTTTTAAAACTTTAGATGAAGTAGCTCCAAAACATGCCATCCTGGCTTCGAACACGTCTTCGCTGCCAATTACAGAAATTGCAGCAGCTACAAACCGTCCGGAACAAGTAATCGGCATGCATTTCATGAACCCGGTGCCGGTGATGAAACTGGTGGAAATCATCCGTGGCCTCGCCACAACAGATGAAGTTTACAAAACGGTTGAAGAAATGACAGTGAAATTGTCGAAAACACCAGTAGAGTGCAACGATTTCCCCGGCTTTGTCTCAAACCGGATTTTGATGCCGATGATCAACGAAGCAATTTTCACGCTCCAAGAAGGCGTAGCAACCAAAGAAGCGATTGACGACATTATGCGCCTCGGCATGAACCACCCGATGGGGCCGCTCCAATTAGCTGATTTTATCGGGCTTGATACATGCCTCTACATTATGGAAGTGCTGCACGATGGATTTGGCGACAGCAAATACCGGCCAAGCCCGCTGCTTCGCCAGTATGTAAAAGCTGGATGGCTTGGCAAAAAGACGGGACGCGGATTCTATGAATACAGTTAA